DNA sequence from the Edaphobacter lichenicola genome:
GCTGTACGGTCTGACGGCGAGCAAGCTGGCATCGCCCATGGGCAAGCTCACCAGTAAGCCTCATGGCAAGTCGTCGGGAGTGGCGGAGGCAATTGCCACGACGCCGTTGACCAACGGCATGGATTCTTCGGATAACTCGGAGCAGGCTTACTACAAGTCGATCGATGCGTTTTATTCGCTGCGCAGCTCGGCGATGAGCGGCACGGCGACCCGGGCCATCTCCAGTCTCAATGGCCCTGGCTACGTCTCTACCGATCTGCTGGGAGCTGGCAGTCTTGAGGTTGCGTCGTATGTCCCGACGCTCTGGCCGATCATGGGGCCGATCACCAGCAGCTTTGGCCAGCGCGAGGACCCGGTGCTGGGGAACGGCGAAGGCGAGTTCCATACGGGTATCGACATTGGCGCTCCAAATGGGATCCCGATCCGTGCGACCGGGGACGGGATCGTGACGCAGGCGGAGATGTCCAATGGCTACGGGCGCGAGGTCGTGATCGACCATGGGCACGGGGTGGAGACGGTCTACGGGCACATGTCGGGCTTCGCCTGCATCGCGGGACAGACGGTGGTTCGCGGCCAAGTGATCGGCTACGTCGGCCACAGCGGGCGCACGACCGGCTCGCATCTGCACTACGAGGTTCGCATCAGGAGTACGCCGGTGAATCCGCACAAATACCTGCGGACGACGCTGGCGGACCTGGGTACGGAGTTAACGAAGGAACAGAAGGGGCAGTAGTTCCGAGGGAATCCAGACGGCAGGGCTGATGCAGGTTGTCGGCTCTGCCGTTTTTTTGCGCTTCTGGAACGGGCGAGATGAATGGCATGCAAAGGTCCATTCCCGTAACGGGAGAACGCCTGGGTTCAATCCTGTTGTGCACCATTTGGGTAATACCCACCCCGGTTTGCCGCCGATATATTCACCATGAACATTGAAGTCCTGCAATAGATCGCGTCTGTCAGCCCTGGAAAAGAACGACCTTAATTCCATTCTGGCTTCACGAGAGAACGAGACATACATGGCGCAGACCTCAGCGGCTTTTCGACGTAATATGCGGGGCTTTGACGGATGCATCTCCCTGTCGGAGATCATTTCGGCGCTCTCCTATGCGCTTGACCTGACTGAAGGCGCGGTGCATGGCCATGCGCTTCGCAGCTGCCTGCTGGGCATGCGCATCGCCGAAGAGGTTAAGCTTCCGTCGGACCAGACCAGCAGCCTCTACTTTGCACTCCTGCTGAAAGATATCGGCTGCAGCCGCAGCGCCAGCCGCATGAGCCAGATTCTTGCCGGAGATGATCGTGCGGCGAGAGCAGCGGTGAATTTTGAAGACTGGAGCAGGCCGCACAAGCCGAGTCTCTCTACACTCAAGCTCCTCTGGAGCCAGGTTCTTCCCGACGCGGGTCGCGTTGTCCGGGCCGCCAGATCCTTCAAGAACGGAATCACGCGTTACCAGAGTTTTGAGAGGCTGTCACCTCGTTACGACCGGGGAGCCAGCATCTTGAACGAACTCGGCATGGGGCCTATTGCTGCCGAGGCTGTTCGCAGTGTGGACGAGCGATGGGACGGGAGTGGCTATCCGGACAGCCTGAAGGGAGAGCAGATTCCCTTGTTGGCTCGCATCTGCGCTATCGCGCAGCATTTGGATCTTGTCTCTGCCGCAGCCGGGGCGCAGAGTGCGATCGACACCCTGGAAGAGCGCAGCGGCACGTGGTTCGATCCGCAGCTGGTCCGCATCGCAGGATCGCTGCACCGCCGTGGGGCGCTCTGGAATAACTGCTCCCCCGCGGATGCAGAGCAGGATACGCGGCAGGCTGTTCTCGACCTCGACTCGGGCAAGCGGCACCAGTTGGAGTCCAGCCAGATCGATCGGATCTGCGAGGCGTTTGCGGATGTGGTGGATGCGAAGTCTCACTTCACCTTTCGACACTCGCAAGGGGTTGCCGATGCGGCGTTCGGCATTGCGCAGGCGATGGGACTTGCGGCAGACCGCGCACAGTTGGTTCGCAGAGCGGCCTTGCTGCATGACATCGGCAAACTGGGCGTCGCCAATGCGATTCTCGACAAAAAGAGCCAGCTGAGCGCCGAAGAATGGAAGGCAGTGTACGAGCATCCGCGAATTACACGACGGATTCTGGAGCGGGTTGCACCCTTCCGCGAGATGGCGGTCATTGCAGGGGAGCATCATGAAAAGCTTGACGGCTCGGGCTACCCCGATCATTTGAAGGGGCCGGATCTCTCGGTTGAGTCTCGCATCGTTGCTGTTGCGGATGTGTACGCGGCGCTCTCGGAGGATCGTCCTTATCGAGCGGGTATCGAGCTCGACGAGACCCTGTCGATCATGTCGAAGCTCATTCCGGTCCAGCTCGACGCAGACTGCTTCGAGGCGCTGGTCTCGGTGGTTTCGAGCAGGCGGGAGATCGCTTCGGTCCATGCGCCCCAGGTTGCGAACGCGACGCTGGGTTATCCCTTCAAAAACAGGGGCTTCAAAGATACAGCTTTTGAAAGTGCTCTCTGACACAACAGCTCAGAGATGCCTACAAAACAAGAACGGCCGAAGATCTCGGCCGTTCTTTTATTTTGGGATAGTTTTTATTTTCCTGTGTAGCTGACGTGCCAGATCGTATTCGAGCCATCGTCGGTTACGAAGAGTGAACCGTCCTTCGCCACGGTGACCCCGACCGGACGGCCCCAGACCTTGCCATCCGAGGTGACGAATCCGGTCAGGAAGTCTTCGTACTCTCCTGTCGCGTGGCCGTCGTGCATGGGGATGCGGATGACCTCGTAGCCGGAGCGGTGGGCGCGGTTCCAGGAGCCATGCTCGGCTGCGAAGCCGTCGCCGTCATAGGCGGAGGGGAACTGTTTGCCGGTGTAGAAGACCATCTCGAGCGAGGCGAAGTGCGGCTGCAGGATGACGTCAGGCGTGATGACCTTGTTCTTCAGCTCTGGGTGCGTGCCCACGAGGCGCGGGTCCTGATGCCCGCCCATGTAGTACCAGGGCCAGCCGTAGAAGCCGTCCTCCTTCACGCTGGTGATGTAGTCGGGAACGAGGTTGTCGCCGAGGCGGTCACGCTCGTTGGTGGAGCACCAGAGCTGGCCAGTGGTTGGGTTGATGGCCTCGCCGACGCAGTTGCGAAGACCGCTGGCGTAGACCTTGATGAACTTTCCTTCCGGGGTGAACTCGAGTACGTCGGCGCGGTGAAACTCGTTGGG
Encoded proteins:
- a CDS encoding HD-GYP domain-containing protein, yielding MAQTSAAFRRNMRGFDGCISLSEIISALSYALDLTEGAVHGHALRSCLLGMRIAEEVKLPSDQTSSLYFALLLKDIGCSRSASRMSQILAGDDRAARAAVNFEDWSRPHKPSLSTLKLLWSQVLPDAGRVVRAARSFKNGITRYQSFERLSPRYDRGASILNELGMGPIAAEAVRSVDERWDGSGYPDSLKGEQIPLLARICAIAQHLDLVSAAAGAQSAIDTLEERSGTWFDPQLVRIAGSLHRRGALWNNCSPADAEQDTRQAVLDLDSGKRHQLESSQIDRICEAFADVVDAKSHFTFRHSQGVADAAFGIAQAMGLAADRAQLVRRAALLHDIGKLGVANAILDKKSQLSAEEWKAVYEHPRITRRILERVAPFREMAVIAGEHHEKLDGSGYPDHLKGPDLSVESRIVAVADVYAALSEDRPYRAGIELDETLSIMSKLIPVQLDADCFEALVSVVSSRREIASVHAPQVANATLGYPFKNRGFKDTAFESAL